One genomic window of Corynebacterium pseudotuberculosis includes the following:
- a CDS encoding TDT family transporter, with amino-acid sequence MSLKFRYFVSADASSSPRQGTHPRNGSRIPLPPAGPAWFPSVMGTGLLSNLLYMHASHLPGAHVLSAIVLGMAWLLLIGLTCGFIFRVVRKPGAMGHSVKDFSSMPFWATVSMGYLSVGSASTVVIPSFLPELSGLVWTLNTGMWLFGTAVGVGSTFGFAVRLIGVDRGSPTTIWGLAVVAPMVSSTTGANLVPHVSEIFDPYVQVVSIACFFLSLFVGLIIFACSYNHQWRVEPIPVVASISAWIPLGVVGQSTAAAQAMATQTEHLVLPGTHAAMHNLANLYGWFMLVMGIPLVAFAVGMTIRGFYLKMPFTLGWWAMTFPLGTLALGATLFARGTELSFFTWLGAFGTVCLVGTVTLCLVASTRAVIMQMRGIVER; translated from the coding sequence ATGTCTTTGAAATTTCGCTATTTTGTTTCTGCCGATGCTTCGTCTTCTCCTAGGCAAGGTACCCATCCGAGAAATGGTTCGAGGATACCTCTTCCACCGGCAGGCCCTGCTTGGTTTCCCTCCGTGATGGGGACTGGGCTTTTATCAAATTTGCTCTATATGCATGCCTCTCATCTGCCTGGAGCGCATGTTCTTTCTGCCATCGTGTTAGGAATGGCATGGCTGTTGTTGATTGGTCTGACCTGTGGTTTTATTTTTCGTGTTGTACGGAAACCCGGTGCGATGGGGCATTCAGTAAAAGATTTTTCCTCCATGCCGTTTTGGGCGACAGTTTCCATGGGGTATCTCTCTGTGGGCTCTGCAAGTACCGTAGTCATTCCTTCTTTTTTGCCAGAGCTATCGGGGCTTGTGTGGACCCTTAACACCGGAATGTGGTTGTTTGGTACTGCCGTGGGTGTGGGCTCTACGTTTGGTTTCGCGGTACGCCTAATTGGCGTAGATCGTGGCTCGCCTACAACTATTTGGGGTTTGGCCGTAGTAGCCCCCATGGTTTCTTCCACCACGGGGGCGAACCTGGTGCCACATGTATCGGAAATCTTTGACCCCTACGTTCAGGTCGTTTCCATCGCATGCTTTTTTCTATCGCTTTTTGTTGGTCTTATCATTTTTGCGTGCTCATATAACCATCAATGGCGGGTAGAGCCTATTCCTGTTGTTGCATCTATATCTGCATGGATCCCCCTAGGCGTTGTGGGACAGTCAACGGCGGCGGCTCAGGCGATGGCAACTCAAACAGAGCATCTTGTTCTTCCTGGAACACACGCGGCTATGCATAACCTGGCAAACCTCTACGGTTGGTTCATGCTGGTTATGGGGATTCCTCTGGTGGCATTCGCTGTGGGGATGACCATACGAGGGTTCTATTTGAAAATGCCTTTTACTTTGGGATGGTGGGCGATGACCTTCCCCTTGGGAACTTTGGCACTGGGGGCCACATTGTTTGCTCGTGGTACCGAGCTGAGCTTTTTTACATGGTTGGGAGCTTTTGGCACCGTATGTTTGGTGGGGACGGTGACGCTGTGCCTGGTAGCGTCGACACGCGCGGTGATTATGCAGATGCGGGGTATCGTTGAGCGCTAG